From the Aedes aegypti strain LVP_AGWG unplaced genomic scaffold, AaegL5.0 Primary Assembly AGWG_AaegL5_hic_scaff_1367_PBJ_arrow, whole genome shotgun sequence genome, the window cattatttggattattcagataaaaaaacgaattttaggAATCACACGCCCATGATATTGACGCTATTTTTACTACGGTATTTTTTGTAACggatatgttgaaaaattgcgcttatcgcatacaacaagaagctagttctaacagtaatcaatcgatcgacagctGGACGGTTAAATTTTCGGTTGCTGCGCGATTCATCGAAGTCAGAACTATCACGCTGATGCTGTTTAAGGCAAGCGAGGTTTCCTCACTAAagttgtacaacataaaataacataactactgaagaaatttttgtcaataacaagatgTCATGTACTAtgattgataaaaaaattgcttcatgtcaaattgttttttttttatttttattttttattggcaTCAAAAAATCTGGGGGGGGCTGGATGatcctggagggggccaggcccccctggcccccctgttcctacgccaatggttcctcatactcaatacatagcAATCACAAAAAAACGAAACAAACAATGATTTGAAGTGTAGTAGAATGAAGATGAAGTAAACTATTTATTTAATAActcttaccccacggtaccttacgtGTTTTtctgatttcacaaaaaaatattctaagcTATCTTTGACTTTCATGTTTTTCTACTGATAAGCATAGATATTCATTAAGGAATATCTCCctttgtcgatgatttcatcggtcccttcagtctgcatacattttctctctccatatctcgatatcctccttatctagATATCTCCATGTCTCGATGTgctcctgttgatttttcgttccaaattttctctccgtatatCGATATGACCATAATCAAAGGTGACTATAGTAGATTTTagtgattaaaaaaaatttcagaaggctgcttattattttcctggtaacggaatggttttcagaaatgtgttctttgtctcgatctctccgtatctcgatggtcccttagatatcgagatgtggagaggcgactgtatttctatgagtcgatggtctcttcaaatatcgactcatggaggttttgaTAAAAAGTCATAAACaacttttacaagattttttgttaAGCTTCGGAAACATTGAAAAAGATGGCAACTAATTTTCTTGCCTGAATTATCAGCTTCCATGCTTTATAACCGTATTCTGAAAGCTAAATTCACGGCGAAGATATCTAGGAAacactttgtttttgttcagttcATTCCTCATTCATGTTTGCAGACTGATTTGCATATTTCCAAGAAATCAATAGGGAAAGGGCTAGCTTAGAAAGAGTCGTAAATATGTTAATTTTCTTTGACTTAACGTAATATTATTAGTAGCTCTAAAATTATTTGATACAATTaaaaacatattgattattaaatcatatctttcaaaattcacaGGCCAAACACCTAAGATCTTACGAAGCGGAGGTGGCCCAGTTACGAGGGTTGACTTACGACCAAAAGGAGGCACTGAAGACAATGACGCGCCAGATTGACCAACTCAAGGCCGACTTGCTGATGGCCAATAACAAACTGGAAGCGGAAATTGTTAAGGTGCAACAGATCAAGAACCGCTGTGAATAGTAAGTAGACTAGCTATGGCTTGATTTCACGTTCATTCAAACCGATCTCTACTCTAGCCAACTATGTGAAAAGGAGCGTGAGGCTCTCAACCGAATAGAAATCGCTCGAGGAGAGATTGCAATGCAGTGGGAGGATCGGTTGCTTCACGAGATGAATCGCCTAAAGATGGAACTGGAGCAGATGTACATCGAGGAGCGAGTTGCCGCCATCAACAAGTTCAAACGGGAAGCCCTGGAGGAAACGGAAGCGCTCAAGCACAAGTTCAACATGCGCGAGAGGCAACTCAAAGAAGAGGTATGTTGGGGTGGGATTTGAAAAATTGCGATAAATTGGAAGCTAAAGTGGATACATTGCAGATTGAATCACTGAAAAGCACAATCCAGTTGCAAAAACAAGCGATGGAGGCTGCCCAAACGGAAGCGGATCACAGACTAGTGCAGTCTCGAATGTTTGTAGAACGAGCAGAACGAGAGCATGAGACTTTTT encodes:
- the LOC110680427 gene encoding serine/threonine-protein kinase 10-like, which gives rise to MISSSCGRCTPTGRSNSWRTCEWKIRSMQKNCKEKMEKIESEHKMAMDKMAQLEQESSKHIEEAKHLRSYEAEVAQLRGLTYDQKEALKTMTRQIDQLKADLLMANNKLEAEIVKVQQIKNRCEYQLCEKEREALNRIEIARGEIAMQWEDRLLHEMNRLKMELEQMYIEERVAAINKFKREALEETEALKHKFNMRERQLKEEIESLKSTIQLQKQAMEAAQTEADHRLVQSRMFVERAEREHETFWPKKFPRGIKLLIISKNNTRRKSSRWSNTLV